One genomic window of Myxocyprinus asiaticus isolate MX2 ecotype Aquarium Trade chromosome 5, UBuf_Myxa_2, whole genome shotgun sequence includes the following:
- the LOC127440787 gene encoding gastrula zinc finger protein XlCGF57.1-like — protein sequence MKSVKEEKEDLSYPETRIMKHEDTEEQRDLMEVKEESQELNDVEEKHQNDICDFSFGEKSSSCSQMKSNFSQKSTLRTRAKNTFTCPQCGKSFALKSVLKKHLRIHTGEKPFTCTQCGKSFTQKGHLKGHVIFHTGEKPFTCAQCGKSFALKAVLKKHLRIHTGEKPFTCTQCGKSFTHKGLLKSHVIIHTGEKPFTCSQCGKGFAVKGVLKKHLRIHTGERPFTCPQCGKSFTNKEHLKSHMMIHTGERPFTCSQCGKSFALKAVLKKHLRIHTGERPFTCTQCGKSFTQKGHLKSHMIIHTGERHFTCAQCGKSFALKAVLKKHLRIHTGEKPFTCTQCGKSFTQKGHLKSHMMIHTGERRFTCAQCGKKFIRNGDLIKHLRIHTGEKPFICHLCGKSFARKSVLERHLRMHTGERLFTCPQCRKSFTRKVHLKSHMMIHAREKPLTSLQCGKSFV from the exons ATGAAGTCTGTTAAAGAGGAGAAAGAAGACTTGAGTTATCCAGAGACACGGATAATGaaacatgaagatactgaggaacaaagag ACCTGATGGAAGtaaaagaggaaagtcaagaactgaatgatgtggaggagaaacatcagaaTGACATATGTGATTTCAGTTTTGGTGAAAAATCTTCTAGTTGCTCACAGATGAAAAGTAATTTCTCACAAAAAAGTACTCTAAGAACAAGAGCCAAAAATACCTTCACATGccctcaatgtggaaagagttttgcactcAAATCAGTTCTTAAAAAGCacctgagaattcacactggagagaagcctttcacatgcactcagtgtggaaagagtttcacacaaaaaggacaCCTTAAGGGTCATGTGAtatttcacactggagagaagccatttACATGcgctcaatgtggaaagagttttgcactcAAAGCAGTTCTTAAAAAGCacctgagaattcacactggagagaagcctttcacatgcactcagtgtggaaagagtttcactcacaaAGGACTTCTTAAGAGTCATGTgataattcacactggagagaagccatttacatgctctcagtgtggaaagggttttgcagTAAAAGGAGTTCTTAAGAAGCACCTGAGAATTCACACCGGAGAGAGGCCTTttacatgccctcagtgtggaaagagtttcacaaataAAGAACACCTTAAGAGTCACATGatgattcacactggagagaggccttttacatgctctcaatgtggaaagagttttgcactcAAAGCAGTTCTAAAAAAGCACCTGAGAATTCACACCGGAGAGAGGCCTTTTacatgcactcagtgtggaaagagtttcacacaaaaaggacaCCTTAAGAGTCACATGAttattcacactggagagaggcatTTTACATGcgctcagtgtggaaagagttttgcactcAAAGCAGTTTTAAAAAAGCACCTGaggattcacactggagagaagcctttcacatgcactcagtgtggaaagagtttcacacaaaaaggacaCCTTAAGAGTCACATGatgattcacactggagagaggcgtTTTACATGCGCTCAATGTGGAAAGAAGTTTATAAGAAATGGAGATCTTATAAAGCacttgagaattcacactggagagaagccttttatatgccatctgtgtggaaagagttttgcacgaAAATCAGTTCTTGAGAGGCACCTGAGAATGCACACCGGAGAGAGGCTTTTCACATGCCCCCAGTGTAGAAAAAGTTTCACACGCAAAGTACACCTTAAGAGTCACATGATGATTCACGCTAGAGAGAAGCCTTTAACAtcccttcagtgtggaaagagttttgtatGA